The DNA region ATATTTGGTGCCATTTATCAGGAAGTGACTGTTTTGCATTGCAGCTTCACGCATTACTAACTTGTTTGCCTTTATTTCTATGATGCATCTACTGTAATAAGTTCTTATTAAGAATGAACAGATGTTTAGATGTTGATGAAATAACATTTGTTgcttgctttagttgggctcttgacccttgggtttttgagcttctgtttttttctgtgtttcttttGAGACAATCCTTGCTGCAGAGCACAGAAACCTGGATGGATCCACTATATAGCTCTATGTTTTGCATACATGTGCTGTAGTCTCTTTTTAACACATAATTAAAGTTTAAATAAGCATTACAGTATAGCAATGAGTTATATGTTTTCTTTATACTGGCAACTTCACAGATTGGTCTTATTTTGAAAACTGaatatgcattttgtatttaTCCCCAGGAAACTGCCCGCAAGTGTTGTCTTATTGTAATCAATTGCACTATGCATAGCTACTTTTTAGGAAAACCATCACCATGATTAAATATGTCAGTGTTGTTTAATTCCTCCAATATTCTTAATAGACAACGTTATTATATGTACATTTTGTATGGATTCtaatttagttaataaaaaggttttcaataataacaataaactgtGAACGttagtgaaatgatttatctATTGAAGGTTCTGATTggtgtgtgagaaatgttgacTCTTAGTGTTTTCACGTGGGTATCTGAGCTGATTGAGCTCAAGCTTTGCTGACTTGAGGAAACAGTATTGAATGCTAGTGCTTTCTACATGACAACATGATGTAGGCAATGAGAAGTGAAGGGAGCTTTGCAGTGACAGTTCAACAAATCTGATTCATGTGTCAAAAAGGGGAATAGAGTTTATAGTTTAGATAAATCGGGTGTGCTTTTTAATAAATGGTGTTATGGTCTTGAAATTTTAGTTCCAAAGCTTGGTTATAGTGTTTAAGCagtcgagaaaaactgtaatagaacgcttttgtttaatgttttcttttttcaatgaTGTTCTCAAATGGTTAGCacataaatattattatgaatgtcCTCATAATGTTAGGGGAAAACATTCAGCAATCATAAAACATacataaagagtgtgtgtgtgtgtgtgtgtgtgtgtaggtgggtgtgtttgaatgtatgtatgtgtttgtgttataatgtatgtgtgtgtgtgtgtgtgtgtgtgtgtttgtgtttgcactTAACTTTTATACAAAGTTTAAGCAAGAGTTAGAAtcaaacacttttaaaattatgttCATGAACTCGCTGCATATTGTCATTAGAATTTGTGGAATGTTCTTATAATGTCTGCAGAAAACATTCTTAATAATTCTGGTTTAAAAACAGCTTCAGATACACCTCTGAGTTAGAATCACAGTGCTCAGTGTTCATGTGTGTAAAACATGCCCAAATGACAATAATATCCAGCCTTCTCACATTAAAATAAGACAAGTTATGCATGCACATTCATAGGTCATATACACAGATTGAGGAAGTAATTTGTTCCCCACCCCTCCGTTGTGGCCTTGTCCTGAAAGTCATGTGGTTTTCTGGAAGGAGAGCAGACCCCGGCCCGGATATCTCTGTAGCACTCAGATcctttctgattggctgacatgTGTCTTGCGTAACAGGAGTACACTTAAATAAATCAATCCCATGCAAGGGTCCAGCAAGAGAATTCAAGAACACAAGACACATCTCTAATATAACATCCTGCAGAAAACTCAGTTTGCTGTTTGGAACACAGTTTTCCTCAGGTCTGACTCTTTTACATTTACGTTTATTTCTTATTtgacttttatttaaataaatcatttctgaTTCGTGGGATGTTTCCAGAATAAAGCTTAGAAAGTCATGGTTTATTCTGAATgcatgttttgtgttatgttttatatctcacaaatgttATAGGTGAATTAGGGATGTCCTAAAATGAACAAGGTGATCTTAACTTGGTTTAACTTTTACAGCAATGTGGGTAATTCTTCAAACCTGCAACTGCAAACTGCAAAAACAGTAAAGACAGCAGGGAATGAAAGTTATGGGTCATGACTCAAAAGAAAtatctgataaaaaataaataaataaataagatttttttaaactcttttaaATTCTGAAATGCGAAAATGAGTCTTCAGCATGTTACAAATTTGCCATTTCTACTTTGACTCTCAAACGTTGTAGTTGTTTTGTGTTATCGGCATCAAGTCAAGACAATGCTGTTTTCTGTGTTGTAAAAGCCatttttgaattttaattaatttttttgaatttttaacTTACTAATTCCCAAATAATACTTTTCTTTAAACTACAGTGTGTGATTAATTACTGATGTATTTATGTTCTGCTGAGTGtttaaaatagagtaaaaactcTCAATGAGAAATGTCCTGCTCAAGTCTTTCTTGTGATGGAGACTCTGCTTGAATAACTAGCTTTTCCATTGTATCACCATCagacttattttatatttacatttattttgttaaaaccattaaatcaaatatattgAAACTTATGCCATCACTGCTGTTTTTACAGCACTTTTGTTTTACGATTTTAAAGACGTCCCACCATTTCCAGAATTCGAGTTGTATTTTTCAGAATCAAAACAACACCGTTTTTTCTAATTCCAGTTCCTCCATTTTCCTCTTGTACAATGGGTGTGGCAGACGAACTGTGTGAAGAGCTCTTCCTTTGGATTGATCATCAGGAGCAATGTGCAGATCATCTCAAGGCTTTGGCCACCGAGCTGGAGGACATGAGGGAGGCGATGACTGCAGGCCAGTTGGTGGGAAACACAGCTACTGTGCTTGGGTCTGTCGCTCTTGTTGGGACAGGCATTGCAACAATTCTGACTGGAGGTTTGGCTGCACCCTCACTGGCACTGGCAGCTGGAATCACAGTCGGAGCGGGTACTGCAACTAGTCTTATACTTACACTTGTGGAGAAATGGAAATCtagtgaaaaaatgaaaaatgcagaGAAGACTGCTGACAAAATCAGGCAGATTCAGAACAATATCGAAAGGCTCCAGAAGAAACTCCAGAAGGAGTGTGAGAGTGAAGGGTTTGAAGTGTCATCCTCCgatgacgtgcagtgtgaaatcACAGCGAGGATCCTGAGAGCCTTGGCCAAACGCAGTGGTAGAGATCTGCCCCTCAGTCGCCTAAGACACCTCTTGAGAAGTGATGGCCTGTATACAAATCACATATATCTAGGGTTTTATATAGACTTTGCATTCTTCCGCACCGTCAGTTCTTTCATAGCATACCTTGGATATTCTGCCATCTTTCTGAAAACAGCAGCAACAAAAGGACAAAAATATTATGCTCCACTTCTTGTGAAAGCTTCTAAAGAAATGGCTGATGTTTCACTGAAAGCGGTGTTAAAGGGAACAGGCCAGGTATTTTTTCATAGATATaatccacacacatacacatatatgtataggTATGTTTTTCATCATCAGGGTCCAAATAACAATTGTGAAGTCCTCCCCAACTTTTATAGACCAATAAAAACCTAAGTTGACAACAAAAACTGAGTTTATTTGTCAAAAATAAACCAACAATCAGAAACCAGGTGGGTAGGAAATAAGTGAATCCGTCCTACTTCCAGTATTTAAAAGAGTAATTAGCAGCATTTGGCAGTCTGGTGGTCTGGAGCACTCAGGTGTGTATCTATGGCACACCAAGAAGAAAGGACAACAGACAATACTGCAGAGAAGTTGACCCAACAATTTTAAATTCACCATTCCACAGTAAGAagaattgtttaaaaatgaacGGCCTTGAAGACAGTCCCAACAGATTTAGTCCAGGGGTGGTTTAGAGGTGATGATTTGGGCTTGTTCTGCAGACACAGGACCTGAGAAACTTGCAGTCATTGAGACTACGAGGACCTCCACTTTATACAGGAATAATCTAGAGACAAATGTGAGGCCATCTGTTCAGGTAACGGTGGGTTGAAATTGGTCATGCCACAGGACAACGAGCCCAAGCAcagcagcaaatcaacatctGAATAattgaagaaaagaaaaggtgGTGGAATGGCCAATGTTAAGATAATATATTTCTCAGCTCTTTATCTTTGGATGCCGTCCAACTATTCTCAGTTCTTGCATGAGCTCATCGAAAGAATTATGAACATGAAGCCATTTTATCTGTTCACAAACTTCATCTTCAAGGTTTATTATTACATCCACACATTATATAGTTGCATTGCAAGGGGTGATGCAGTAGTTTATCCAATAATAATTATACACTACATCATATAGGAGTGTCTAGCAAACAAAGGGTTTTCCTTCCTGCTGCCTCTAGTGCCCATAGGATGTAGATTACATCTGTATGTTATATAGAAAGGAAGTATGACCAGGAAATTCTGGATATATTAGGAGCACTTGGCTGAGTGATGGGGTGAGTTGGAGTGAGCACTTGGAGTGATTGTGCAGTACTTGCACAAAGATAACTTATCTCAACTGAACTATACAGTTCAGTCAGTCTAAACTCAATAACCTTCGGGCCTATAGCCCCCGTCCTTCTCTGAATATCTGAACCCATGAGgaaatatacatgtgtgtatatgtgtgtatacattgaggtagagagagagaacacagaaGGGAGGAGGGAGCgagacagaagaagaagaagaagggagGAATAATTACAGAGGGGTAAACTTACAGAGATATCTGGCAGAGAGCATGATATAATCTAACAGCCAAGTCTAAAACTAAGCCTTAACCCCGTTGATGCTACAAAGAAATCTTTAGATTTGTGCACAAACATTTTTGTGCACAGATGAATGCGCTGAAACATTAATTAACTGAAGAAATGTTGTAAAGAAGAGTGGGCCACAAAATGATGTGAGAGACTGATAAACTCTTAAAGAAAATTTCCTTCAAATAATTGTTGCTAAAGGTGGTTCTACACGTTATATTTCCCCCCACATGGTTTCTTAATGTTTGCTTGGGAATTCTggggaatttatatatatatatatatataaatatcattttGACATCTTTGCAGGCCGCAGGAGGAATCTTTGGGCTGATATTAACATTTCCTGATCTGATTGATAACTGTGAAGAactgattaaaaacaaacatcagaCTGAAGCTAGCACATATCTGAAGACAAAAGCTAAAGAAATCCTTGAGACTGTGAAGAAATTAAAAATGCCAATGAATGAATTGCAGTAAGTACATAGGTGTTTCTCTGAACCTTTAATGTAAATGGTATGTTGAGTATGTGACATGAGTAAGACTGCTTACTTTAACACAATAATAATACTGTAGATCTTGTATTTTTCAACTCACTGCTGGATTTCATCACCTCTACTTTTATCTTTCAGAGAGATGCTCAATCAAATCCCTGAAATGGAATGTCACATTGATTTGGCTCAGGAGATGTTTGGATCTCAAATATACACACGAGGCACCATCTGTATGGAGTATAAACAGAGCCAAAATCAGGACACGAAGACACAGGAGTTTATTCTCTTATGCACAAAAGACATAGGAGTAACTAAGAATTGTTCCACAGGCAAAGACGAATCAGGTGACAACAAGAACAAAAGACGGAAGAAGACGGCTACTTCAACTGTAGACAGGAGCCTTAACCAGGAGAGGAAACCTGCTTTTCCGAGGAAACCACCACACAAGTCTAAAACAAAAGTAAAGAAATTTCAGTTCCGCCTTCCTAAAATAATGATGTCTAATGTGCGTTCTCTTCCGAACAAAATAGAGGAGCTCCAAGAAATGATGGAAGATGTGGAAAACGTTAATTCCGATCTCATGTTCTTCACAGAGACATGGTTGAAGAGGAACTCGCCCAGCATTAGCTTCGAGGGATATAGGTCTTACCGGGTTGATCGTGATGCACGGCTAACTCAGAAACGTAGAGGAGGGGGATTGATGATGCTTGTGAATAAGGCCTGGGCGACTGATGTGGAGGTGGAAAACATCATGATTACTCCAGATTATGAGTTAATGGTTGTGTCCATTATACCACATGACCACCCTGAGGATGCGCCTCCACTTACCTTCATCCATGTGTATATTCCTCCAGGAACTAATATGACTCAAGCTGCCAGAGACATCGCTGCTGTTTACTATGATGTTCTGGAGCAGTATCCTGGTGGTCCTGTTTTCTTGTTGGGTGATTTCAACCACTGTGACATCACTCATCTCTTAGACTTGGAGCAATATGTCACATGCCCAACCAGATACAGTAACACCCTGGATCAGTGCTATGGGAATGTGCCAGGGGCTTATAGATCTGAATGCAGACCCCCGCTTGGCCGGTCAGACCACAATGTCATTCATTTGATTCCTAAAAAGAAGTCGGATGGAAGTGACCCTTCCAAAGATGAGAAGTGTACACATGACTGTACCAAATCCAGAAAGCAATGAGAGGCTGCGCAACAGTTTCTGTTGTTGTCATGTAGCACCAGGGTCCTGGAGGAACATCGTTTAGTTCCACTGTGTGCTGTGCTACTATATGATAGCTTGTTTTGTCCTATAGATGTAGGTGGCGTCTAACTTCTTTCAATTAATTAACTGAGTATAAAAAGTCATTGAGAAAGAAGAAGACAGGATTATAGTCGGAAATGGTCTGAAAACTGGCACAACAATGAGGAACAACATGAGGAAAACTAATTCTCCTTTGAATGAAGAAAATTAAATGCTTGATATGCTTTTAACCTGTTAGCCCACACCAGAAAGCGGGGGTCCTGAACGCCtctcaactcgcacgtgtcagtgcttacgaatagattaaatgaaacgggacaaatttaatcttgacaaactatatatcattataaagatctaagcctcaagcatcgatgacATATCGCTGTTTTTCAATCGAAAGCcgataaagactgtatttgctacatttgtgtaagcagtacacatacaaacatgaacaatgaaaacgctgtacataccagatccgtcgtaataacaagtcataaacacatccacagctgtaaatcccagtttagttagaaaggtaagggtccactgaaagACATcccatgaagcacgtttagtccaacgaagcaataacgttgtaatatggatcataattcctttgtttatgtttcagttcttcagcgacagaactgtttgtgttcgttatggaataactcacggtcggaaactgcgacttggtagtaaaaaaaatggcatggttttgcagcgtacagtgtcacaaacagaatgagacgatccacc from Carassius carassius chromosome 1, fCarCar2.1, whole genome shotgun sequence includes:
- the LOC132157722 gene encoding uncharacterized protein LOC132157722 isoform X1, encoding MGVADELCEELFLWIDHQEQCADHLKALATELEDMREAMTAGQLVGNTATVLGSVALVGTGIATILTGGLAAPSLALAAGITVGAGTATSLILTLVEKWKSSEKMKNAEKTADKIRQIQNNIERLQKKLQKECESEGFEVSSSDDVQCEITARILRALAKRSGRDLPLSRLRHLLRSDGLYTNHIYLGFYIDFAFFRTVSSFIAYLGYSAIFLKTAATKGQKYYAPLLVKASKEMADVSLKAVLKGTGQAAGGIFGLILTFPDLIDNCEELIKNKHQTEASTYLKTKAKEILETVKKLKMPMNELQEMLNQIPEMECHIDLAQEMFGSQIYTRGTICMEYKQSQNQDTKTQEFILLCTKDIGVTKNCSTGKDESGDNKNKRRKKTATSTVDRSLNQERKPAFPRKPPHKSKTKVKKFQFRLPKIMMSNVRSLPNKIEELQEMMEDVENVNSDLMFFTETWLKRNSPSISFEGYRSYRVDRDARLTQKRRGGGLMMLVNKAWATDVEVENIMITPDYELMVVSIIPHDHPEDAPPLTFIHVYIPPGTNMTQAARDIAAVYYDVLEQYPGGPVFLLGDFNHCDITHLLDLEQYVTCPTRYSNTLDQCYGNVPGAYRSECRPPLGRSDHNVIHLIPKKKSDGSDPSKDEKCTHDCTKSRKQ